The Rosa rugosa chromosome 3, drRosRugo1.1, whole genome shotgun sequence sequence GGGTAGCTATTAGCCAAATTTTCTAGCAGTGTCTGTTTTTGTGGGGAACTGGGGACAATAATCTAATGTAATCATACTTCTTCTTTCTAACATTTCTGGCTACATGAATGCATGCTTGTTTCTCGATCAGCTAAAGGACCAAAACCAATCAGTCAACTGCTTAAAAATATTGTAAAATTGGTATATCTGATTATAAATCAAGTTGGCTGAGTTCGTATAGTTAATACGTATAGGTAACCTACCTCCCATCAATTAAGTGACAGATAGATCAAGTTCGAGCCCCCTTTTATCTTGACTTGTATATATAcagtaaataaaaataaaatagaactCTATAGTCTAAAGGACTAGCTCCGAAGCGTTCTATCGAAagacgaaaaaagaaaaaaggaggaaACAAAACCAATACCAAAACCGAGTGCTCCCAACATGACTACAGTGTAAGACTTGAAAACCCTCACTAAATCATTTGACAACTTGTTCTTTGCAGCTGCCTGGCAACTTCCCAAAGGACCGCCACAAAGTCCAGGATTGCCTGCATAGTCCAAATTGTTTGTGCCATTGTGGAAGTAGGGGACTGGCCCAGACAGTTGATTGTTGGCCACGCTAAATGTTTTAAGCCTACTGAGCTGACCAAGTTCTGCAGGAATCTGACCCGTGAACTTGTTGTTGTCAAGTTTAAGGACATTGAGAAAAGTACAATTGGAGATATTCCGGGGAATTGGCCCTGAGAAGCTGTTGGACGAGAGATCAAGCGACGTAACGAAAGGGATCAATTTTATGATATCACTGGGAAGTGATCCACTGAGGCCGTTGCTTGAAAGATCTAAGCCTGTTAAGCTTGTACAATTCACAACGCCGCGAGGAAACTGGCCTT is a genomic window containing:
- the LOC133737712 gene encoding probably inactive leucine-rich repeat receptor-like protein kinase At5g48380; amino-acid sequence: MLLTGRDLCNVFLAGVFLLLLSCRVISGVESDINCLRSIKATLEDPLGMLTSSWDFNNKTEGFVCNFLGIECWHPHESKVINIKLGDLGLKGQFPRGVVNCTSLTGLDLSSNGLSGSLPSDIIKLIPFVTSLDLSSNSFSGPIPRNISNCTFLNVLKLDNNKFTGQIPAELGQLSRLKTFSVANNQLSGPVPYFHNGTNNLDYAGNPGLCGGPLGSCQAAAKNKLSNDLVRVFKSYTVVMLGALGFGIGFVSSFFLFSSFDRTLRS